Part of the Candidatus Poribacteria bacterium genome is shown below.
GAATGGAATCTGTGCAGAGCGCATCCAGATGTAGTAATGCACGATCGTGGATTTCAACAGGGTGCCATCTACATCAAAAAATGCGACTGTCTTTTTCGGGTTGGGATCCGACATGATAAAATTTCCTAAGCGTTTTCCTGTCCTCTCAGCGTTGCCCCAAGTTCGGCGACGCGGTTTTGTGCCAATTCTAAAAATTCTTGGTATCTATCGGGGTCAATTTGGCTTTCGCAACGCTCGCGTGGAAAAGTAAGCGGCTCCCCAAAAACGATGCGAACGGGGTGTTTCTTGGGCAAGTTCCGCCCTTTCGGCAACGCGTGATAGGTGCCTTCAATATAAGCCGGTATAACCGGAACATCGGGACCGTAGATAAGCAAACTAAGCACCCCTTGTTTGAAAGGCTGAAGTTCACCATCAAGCGAGCGTGTCCCCTCAGGAAAGATCAGTAAGCCGTTATTTTGCACCATCACTTCATTCGCTGCCCGGAGGTCTTGTAGGAATTCGGCGAAATTGCCTTCCCGCTCTATCGGAAGTGCGTTGAGGCACGTTTGAGCAAACCAACCTTGGAGACGGGTAGCAAACCAATAATCCCGCGCGGCGAGCGTCCAAAGTTGATACGCCTTCGTTCCGAGCGCAGAAATCACCGTCAGTGTATCAAGATGACTGGTGTGATTTGGCATAATGATATAAGGTTTGCCTTGCGGGATATGCTCAAGCCCATAACACTTCAACGAAAAATAACGCCTATAGATACCAGTGATCACGGAACGGAAGGCGCGTGCGTACCATCGCGGCACCTGTCTAAGTTCCGGTTTCTTGTCTTCATGAAAACCCTCTGTTTCCGCCGCAGCTCTTGTGGGAAAGGTCTCAATTAACTTAACGACATCGCCAACAGTCTCCAAATTGGCGAGAAGTGCATCTGGAATTGTTCCACCGAGTCTGGATTCAAGAATTAACAACAGGTCAAGTCGCGTGAGGGAGTCAAGTCCCAGATCGGTATCCAAACGACTTTCCGGCTGAATTTGGTGTGCGGGCATGCGCGCTAACCGCGCGAGGGTAGAGAGGATCTCTTCCGGTATATCTTCTCTCGGTGTTGCCCCTTCTACATCCGTTTCTGAAGCCTCCTGAAGGTCTGCCATATTTTTAATATGCGCCTCCAAGCTGCATCTTAGACTTTGGCGATCTATCGTGCCATCCGCACCCTTCGGTAGCGGGTTGTCCCATAAATGAGATTTGTGAAATTGCTGGTAACTCGGCAACTGCTTCGCCCGTGCTTGGAGGTGGTTTTGAATCTCCGTCTTTGTTGTTTCATCAGACATTGCCGGCACAATTACAGCGTGGACAGCCGTATCCGACCCATCTTCGTATGGAATACCTACGACACATATTTCGGAGATAGCCGGGTTATCCCCATAGAGTGCTTCCAGTTCGACAGGATAGATATTCTTTCCAGAGGCAGGAACAATAATGTCCTTGCAATGCCCAGTGAGATAGAGATAGCCATCCGCGTCCATATACCCTAAATCGCCTGTATAGAGCCATCCATCGCGGATAGCCTTCTCTGTGGCATCAGGGTTCCGATGGTAGCCTTGCATTGTACTCGGTCCCTTAGCGATGATTTCGCCGATACCCTCACCGTCCGGACTTTCAATCTTAAGTTCCACACCTTCCACTGCTGGCCCCACGGATCCGCGTTTGCTTTTTAGATACGGATTGACACTCAGCACAGGTGCCGTTTCTGTCATTCCATAGCCTTGGTAAAGCGTCATTCCAAACTTTTGAAATCCGTCGTAAATCGCGTCGGAGAGCGAGGCACCACCGCTCACAAGGACACGAATTTGCCCACCCATGACAGTCTGTGCTTTTTCCGCCAATGTCTCACCCGGTGTGTCTTCTCTCGTCGCTTGCCGTTCAATCGTGCCTTGGAGCATCTGAAAAAGGCGCGGAACACCGATAAATGCTGTCGTCTTTGCCTCACGCATTGTCTTTAAAAGTGTTGTAGGGCGGAGCGCATTGACATAAATTGCTGTTGTACCACTGTAAAGTGCCATCAACAGACTGCATGAGAAACTCAAGGCGTGATACAACGGGAGTGCTGACAGAATTCGCTCTGTGTCTGTTGGTGGGAGTGCTTTCGCTACTGCTTGTACGTTGGATATAAAACCACCGTGTGTGAGCATCGCCCCTTTTGCCTCCACAGTCGTACCCATAGTGAAGATAATTGATGCGACTGTGTCTGGTGAAACCTCTACATTCGGGAAATCGGTTGGAATATCGGTGGTTGAGGCATCCTCCGCTGTCCGGTCAGCACCCACAATCTCGCAGTTCTTATTGATGTTCTGTAGAAGGACTTCCGAGGTTGATAACGCCGCGCCGAATTTTTCTAATACGCTTTCAGACGCTAAAATTGATTTCGCAGTGGTAAACTCAGCGATTGCTGAAATTTCGTGGGCAGGTGTTTGCGCGTCAAGAGGCACGACAGCAGCACCAATCTGGACAGCGGCGAGGTAGACAATACACCATTCAGGCTGATTTTCAGAGACAAGGACCACCCGGTCATCCTTGCGCAAACCGCTCTGCCATAGCTGCCAAGCGACTTGACGCGACAACGTATAGGTCTCCGAGTATGTGTATTCTTCCCACCCGTCCTCGTTTGCCATCTGCAGTGCAATTCTATCTGGAATGCGAGATGCCTGTATCTTAATCAGATCTACGATTGTTTTTGGGTTGATCCATTCAGGGGACGCAGCAGACTCCTCCGATTCATCTTGCGAACCCGTCTTCCTCGGTTTTGTAGAGGAAGACTCCTCCATATCGTCCGCTGCGCCGCTCTCCTCAATTTTCAACACATGCCGTTTGATACCGGGAATGTGAATCTCTTGAAAATACCGCTTCCAATGGATCCTTGAGACATCGAAGTTAAAACGTTGCTGTTCTGTCGGTGAAAGTGCGTCGTAAAGCCCGCGCGTCTTTTCCGTTTCAAATTCAAAGTTGGTCCGCGTGTAAGGGGCATAGATTCTGATGTAATGCAGGAGTGTCTTGATGCCGCTCTGTTTAAGGGCAAGCTGACGACGTTTCCGCTTCGCAGCGCGTATTGGGAGTTTACCAAGCGTCCAAATGGCAAGATCCGCCAAACGCATCCGGCTATCTAATTTCCGTTGAAACTCCTCTAAACTCGGATATTTCCAGATCGGTACAGGGATCGGCTTCCCATCTTCCAACATCGGGTATTCAGTGAAATACTCGTAGGTCGCCTCAAAAATATCCCGAAAATAGAGAGGATTCTGTGTTCCCGTCGCCACGTGATATACCTCAATACCACCGCGTCTTGCTGTTGCCTCAGCAGCTGCCAGCATAGCGTTCACAACAAAATCAACGGGGACAATATCGAGAACTATGTCTGGATCAGCAGGGAAATCGGGCAGCCGTCCTTTGCCAAAACCGACAATCAGAGGTTCGGACATCCGAAACCCACCGAGCCAACCGGGTTCAGGTTCATCAAAGCTGCTCTCAATAATTGAGGGGCGTACGATAGCCGTTGGCAGCTCACCCCGCAATTCCATAACTACCTGCTCGGCGAGGAATTTCATATAGGTGTAGGTATCGTTCCACCCGCGTGAACGGGCATGCCTCAACCCCTCTTCGACCAAACGATTCTCAAGCCATTCTACCTTCAATTCTTCAACGTGCGCCTCAAGTTTTTTACGCGATCCCGCGCCTCTTCTTTCCTGTTCTGCTTCCTGCTGAAAGCGCGCCAGATTTTCGGGTGAATCGGCTTCAGCACGGATCGCAGTACTCAAAGAAAGCAGCCCCTCGATTTCCTCGGAGAGCGTCTCTGGAATAGCCATTCCGGTCTTTTCCCGATGTTGTGCCGCGTACTCTGGGTATGGCAGCGGCAGTTCTTCGGGAACTCGCCCCGGATTGTCACCACATACGTATGCTGTCGAAACATGGAGAAACACGGCATCCCGACAGCCTTTTGCGAAATTGATGACGTGTCTGGCAGCGAGCGCATTTCCCCACAGAGAATCATCAAAAGGTGGATCAAATTGCACGAGTCCAGCGATGTTAATACAGACCTCGACTTCGTCCTGAAGTTGTTGATACTCAAGATCATTGAATCCGAGGCGTTCATCAGTGAGTTCACCCTCGACAGCAGCCAGTTTCTGCTTCGCCCATGCATCAAAATTTGCACCATGCAAACGCCGGAGGGAGGCGAAAACGTCTGAGGTGAGAAGTTCATTTTCTAAGCGTTCCTGAGCAGAAGCGTGTTTCCCAGCAGTATCCGTACGGCTTCGGATGAGCAGATAAATTTTTTCAACATCGGGAAGTGTGGTCAAAATTTTCGCCACCATCGGTTGCCCCAAAAATGCGGTACCGCCGGTAATGAACAGAACTTTCCCCCGAAAAAAATCAGTTATTGGCATAATCAGTTATTGACATAAAGTTTGAAAAATATTAGAATATTCGTTAGTAACTCGAGCACACTTCTGTGTGAACCGGTGTTTTTCTCTTGACCTTTTCGGCTAAGAAATCCATCCGCTCGTTGACAGGGTGTTTGCAAAGATACAAGGCGTTCGGCAGAACTCCATTTATGAATTTCGTCTAATCTTTCGGTAAATCACCTAAAACGCGGTTTATAAGCCAAAACATCCTATTAAAGATAACACATTTTCTATAAAAAGTCAAAGGCTGAATTGACAATGTTAGCAGAAGAAGATAAGTTACAATTTTTAAAAAAGACGGAACTCTTTGCAGAACTCCCACCAGCCGAATTAAAAGCGGTCTGTCACATTACGAGCGAAGTTGCGTATCCCGCCGATTCAACGCTATTTGAGGAGGGGGACGAAGGCGATTCTCTCTATCTGTTGGTGGATGGTGAAGTCAGCATTATCAAGGCTGGGACAGAGGTGTTGTTCTTTGATGAGAAAGGTTACTGCCTCGGCGAAATCGCCTTGATTGACAACAAACCGCGAAGTGCCACAGTAAAAACGGTGAAACCTACGCAATTCCTGAGAATCACCAGACACGACTTTTACAACGCTATGGCGCGAGAACCGCGGATTGGTAGTGGGATGTTTCGGGTTTTGAACGATAAAATCCGACGCGACCTTGAAATTCAGATGAGTGCCATCCGCAAAGAGATTGCACAGGAAGAATCAATGCGGCTCGCCGCTGAAGTCCAAAAGTCTCTCCTACCAGACAAAGAAATCGCACACCCTTGTGTTCGTTCCGCCGGATATTGCCGACCAGCGAACACCGTCGGCGGCGATTATTACGACTATCTGGAACTCTCCGACAACAGTGTTGCAATCTTCCTCGGTGACGTTATGGGGCACGGTTATCATTCAGCAATGGTCGCAGCGATGACCAAAAGTTGTTTGCAAACGCAGATCCGCTTTGACGCTTCTGTACCGGAAGTTATGAAAGCCATTACTCGAGTCACAGAAGAGGATGCGCAAGCCTTTATCTACATGACCTGCTGTTATCTGATCATTCACCCGGACAATCGGTTGGAATTCGCCAATGCCGGTCACCCACAGATGCTTCTCTATCGCGCGGAGCAGAACAGCACTAACGATGAAAATGGCAACCTACTTGAGTTAGAATCTGCGTTTCTACCCGTCGGTATCTCAATGTCCGAGACACCAACACAATATTACAGCACCGAGATCGAATGGCATCCGGGTGATTTGCTTGTCCTTTATTCAGACGGCATTACCGAAGCGTTCAATCCTAACGCCGAAATGTACGGATTTGAACGTTTCAAAGCACTCATCTCACAAAAACGCCATTTGTCACCCGAAGAAATAAAAACGGAGATTCTATCTGACCTTCAAGCACACCAGCAAGACGAGAGTGCCAATGATGACATTACGTTGGTCGTGGCGAAATTCCTATAGATATGAATCGTCCGTGTAAAAATTTCCTACTTAAGCTGGCTGACAGCATAATGCATGATATTTTCCATGAGTGCTTTGTTCATAGAAGTTGTATATTGGCTATCGTTGCGAAGGCTGGTAATAATGTATAATCCCTTGCCATACCGTCTCGCGCCAACAACGAGTTCCTTGTTGTCCTTGGTCGTCGCAAAAATCTCATCTTTCCGGTCCCAGTCTACCCACGCATCATCAATAAAGATTTTGCCAGACGCAATCACGTTCGGGATAGAGAAGAGAGACTTGCCCTTTTCAGTAACGGCGAAATGTTGGGTCGGCGGGCTTTCAACACCCTTCAGCTTACCCTGCAACCACCCGACACCGCAAGGCTTTTCGGCACTACTGTCCTGTCCCGTAACGACAACAATACCGCCTTTTTTCACAAAGTTTTTAATCTTTTTTTCTACTTCACCAGAAAGGAGATAGTGACCATAACTGGAGATTTCTTCGTATCCGATCCACAAAATATCCGCGTTCTCCAGCTGCGGCAACTTATGTTCTTTGGTAGGTTCGTGGGCAACAGTGCGTTTGCCAACCTCCTTTACCGAACGTACTGCTTGATATTCATACGTAGCAGTATTTGTATAAACAGGCGTTTGACTCCATGTGGGATGTGTGCTGTTTCCCGTCAGGACGAGAACTTTTACGGCATCTTTTGGCGCGGCAACCCACATTTTACCGGCTAACATGTCAACAACTATCTTTTGGAACGCCTTCGTTTTGCCATCAAAGGTCCGTGACATCATCGGATCAATATGCGTGAAGGTCCACCAAGAGCCACCATATCCACCGCGATACGCACGCATCTGAAACCATGTGTTATCAATAAAGCACATGCTATCTATACCGTAATGCTCACGATAGAAAACGATGATAGGCATCCCCGGTTTGAGGAGTCGGACCATCTTTTCTGGGGAGGTACCCCGTTTGTAATGCCCGGTAGCGAAGTTCATCTTGATTTCCTTGAGTTCGCTTTTTCCTTTGACATCTTTCTGGACGGTAACAACGCCTCGCAAACGCCCCTTGTCAACGCTCTTTACTTCACCGAAAACGATGTTCGTACAAGCATCAAGGACTTCACGGATCGTATACTCGCGCTCAATAAACGCAGACGTAGTTGGCGTGAAAAGCAATCCCATAAAACAAAACCCTAATAATAGAGCAATGAGGTTGTATGTAAAGCGCATGGTGGAATCCCCTTTAAAGATCATAGACACGGTCAGATGAAATCAAACCCTTAATTCCATAAACTTGATGTTCTTAACCAGCGAATTTTATATAGATATTGTATTATATCTCCGTTGAATTTTCAAGCATTTTTTGTGTCGTTCTATGTTATGTCAGGATTGAAACTTCCGTTTTTTGCACAGATTACAAGCCTAAAAGATTCACGATGGACATCGGCAGAAATCTTTAACGCTGCTATTTACATCGGATTCCTGATTTTTGTGCTTGCCCTGCCGTTCGGCTACTCGACAGCATTCCTCAACATCGGGCTTTCATTTGTGCTATTGGGATGGGTGGGACGAATGGTTTCAGAATGGAAACTCGGTTGGCAGCGTACATCGCTTGATATTCCAATTGCGTTGTTTCTGGGATTGGCGTTGATCGCCTCCCTCCTCGCACCACACCCTGCCACCAGTAGCCTCGGTTATTTTTGGAAACACCTCCGAGCGGTTCTGCTCTTTTATGCCGTTATTCACAGCCACTTGGGTATCCGATGGCGACATGTCGTTATCGTTTTTATCGCTGCGGCTGGAATCTCTTCCACGCTCGGACTCTGGTATTACGCAAACGATAATCGCTTAGCGATTGATTTTATGGGACGGATTGGGTTACAATTTCAGGAGGAACTTGATGCTGGCGAAGCCCCAAATTTACAAATATCTGATGACTTACGCGCCGAATTGCGAGAATGCAACGTACCGCTCTCCCAAACTGCATTGTTTGTGGCTTCAAAGCAATCAGGCGAATGGAGGATTGATGATCCAGCGCGAGAGAGACGTTACGTGGTCCGCAAGAATGAAGCGCACCTTATGGTGTACATGATCGAACAACGGCTCACTGGAACCTTCAAGATGCCAAACGACTTAGGCGCATACCTTGCCCTCAGCCTCCCATTTGTGATAGGCTACTTTATAGCAAGTTGGCGGAAATATCCAGAACAGCGGATTCCACTATGGGGAACTTTAGTACTTGGGGTCGTCGTAATTATGATGAGCGCGAATCTCGTATTGACCCTCACACGTGCCGCTTGGGTAAGCGTCACCGTCGCCACCGTTTGTCTCGGCGTTTATCTCATCGTAAGGGCACTACGGAAACTTGGACCGGTAGACAGCCTGTGGAAGCGTGTCTTGTTAGGGTTCACTATAATTGCTCTGCTTCTCAGTGCCTCGTTATTCGTCATGCCGCAGCATATTAAGGCTCGTTTCCAGACGATGATTGAACATCCAGTGGGATTCATGGGAGAACGTCCGCAGTGGTGGCAAACCTCACTGGAACTCATTCGGAAATACCCACTCACCGGCATCGGATTGGGTAGATTTCGCTATGAGTATCAACGCAATGGACCGCCTGAGCAATATAATATCCCTTACCACGCGCATAACATCTATTTGCACATCGCTGTTGAGCACGGTATCCCTTCGCTTCTGATGTTTTTATGGATGGTGGTAATTATCTGTCAACAGGTTTTTACTATGCGACAGGCAAATGGGTTTTGGGGGACAGGAACCTTCATCGGGGCAAGTGGATTTCTCATCTCCGCACTCGTTTATGGACTCGCAGACAACATTCTACACCAACGCACAGTATTGCTCTTCTGGTTTATTATTGGAATAATCTTTTATATACAATTGCCTAAGGACGAAAAACATGAAGAAATCCTTGAAACCAATTGACATGGCTTCCGTGAAGACCTATCCACTTCAGAATCGCATCAACAAAGTCTCCGTTCAGGACTTCGCGACGCTCCCAGAATCAGAAATGGACTTGACTCCATTTTTAGCGAGTCTTCCGAACATCCTCAAGGGACAAGATTTTTTGGCACTGGTTGATGACATCGTTGCTGCATATCAAAACAAAAAACCTGTCATCGTGATGATGGGCGGGCATGTCATCAAGTGTGGATTAAGTCCACTTTTAATCGACTTGGCGAAACGCGGGGTGATTACCGGGTTTGCGTTCAACGGCGCAAGCAGTATCCACGACTTCGAGATAGCTCTCATCGGCGAAACCTCTGAAGATGTCGCTGCCTACATTCAGACGGGACAGTTCGGGATGTGGGAGGAAACCGGACGATTGATGAACGAGGCAATTCAGCACGCCGCAGATACAGATATCGGAATAGGCGAAGCATTGGGCAAACAATTGTTAGAAATGCGCGCGCCCTACAATGCGTATAGTCTCTTAGCTGCGGGTGTTCAATACGATGTTCCAATCACGGTGCATGTCGCTATCGGTACGGATATTATCCATCAGCATCCATCTGCGGGGGGTGCAGCTATCGGCGCGGCGAGTTTCACCGATTTCCGGTTATTGACAACGTTAGTGACAGATTTGGAAGGTGGTGGCGTTGTGCTAAATTTGGGTTCGGCTGTGATTCTACCGGAGGTTTTCTTGAAAGCGTTGACGATTGCGCGGAATCTGGGGCATACGGTATCCCACTTCACGACTGCCAATTTCGACATGAACCAACAGTATCGCCCCGTAGAAAATGTCGTCAAACGCCCAACAGAGATGGGGGGTAAGGGTTATACATTCACTGGACACCACGAGTTGATGATCCCACTTCTGGCGCAGTCAGTCCTTTCCCGACTATAAATAGTAAACTGTGTTCTTAGAGTTAAGTCCGTCAATAAAAAAAGCACGCTGTCAACGCGCGCCTTTCAAAGTACACGATTGGCTTACTATTGAACTCAGCATTATACGATCAACGGTATGCTACGCTATTTTCGGTTCGAGAAACGCATTAACGAACCCTTCCCGCGCCCTGTTTTTAGTTTCATCAGTAACGCGCGGGCAGCTCGTAATTTCGGCAATGACGGAATATGTAGATAGATTCTTAAGAGTTTACCCCGTTTAGCACTATCTACGTTCGCGTAACCTTCTAAAATTTTCCGATATGTTGAACTATCCATCTTTATAAATCTCTCCAATCGTTGGCAAGTCCCACCGAAATCAGTTATGATTTTTGCATAACGAGGTCGCTGTAGGAGACAGCAACCGGATCGGCAGTATCTAAATGAAGTATGGCTTTAACGTGGTGATGTTCATTTATCGCTTCGGCTTCTGTTTGTTCCTGAAACACCGTTTCTAATTCGATGAATTGCCCTAAATCCACAACCGTATCAAGGTGGATGCGAGTATGATTGAACATCCAGAGTTCTCGCTGTTTCTTGACAATTGTCTTGACACCCAGCGCGGCAGTTAGCAGTGTTTTGAGGGTCTCAGGATCGGCAATTTCACAGAGTTGATACTGACTGTAACGCGACGCTTCATGATTCGGACGCTCATAATAGATGAGCCAAGCCTCGGTCGCCTCATCAATCTCGCGCAATTTGAGTCGCGGTTCATAGGCTTCTGATATTGAAGAATCTTCTCCCCCCGTTACATAAAAATACGTATCAACTTGATGGACGGTTTCACGATGTGTCGCGTTTAAGTCTGCAAGTCTCGGATAGAGGCTCTCAAGCGACTGACACTGCGCTTTAAATTCTAAATTTGTTGCCATGTGAATTCGGACTTACTCAATTTCTCCAAAATCTTCATCGGATTGGAAGTTGTCAACACACGAGCGGTTGCAACGTTCACCATGTGCCAATAACCAACAGGTTTGATGCTTTAATTTAAGGGAACTTATCAGACAAGTGCGCAACTGCTCAGGGTCGAAACCGCGTCCTAACAGGTAACTGTAGCTACCGGCTCTCATCGCCCGTTGTCCCTCGTGATCATTACGGACAATCGAGACGATTTTGACATGCGGCTGATACCTCCTGATATATTCAAAGAGCCTTCCTCGCTGGCGGCGAGTGTAGTCAGCAATGACCAGTTGATATTTGCGCATCTTCAACAAACCGATGGCTTCCGAGGATCGCTCTGGAAAATCGCATCCGTAGCCCTCGGAGCGAATGAGGTTCCTTACCTTATCATGTAAGTTACCATCACGTGAAACGAGCATCACATCGCCTTCTAATTCAGAGATGCCGAAATCCTCTTGAATATCAAGCGGGATACGTGCTTCTCTCGTCCGCCATTCCAGCCTTCTGCGTGCACTTCGCATCTGATCGTTGACGCGATCCAATCTCTCGTCTAAGTCCGGGAGTGGTTTAAAAAATTTTTTCATCTGGTCCTACCATGCCTATCCCCAAAAGATGCTAACAGGAAAATTTCTTTTACCTAATTGTACCGCATCTCAGGACACATATCAAGCAATTTTTGTTGATAAAAACCGCGAAATACTATAGAATCTCCAACACAGAAAAGCAGTAAGCAGTGTCTACAACCGAAACCGTGGCAACAAACGATCGCGCAGCCCTCTTATAGAGACACCGGCGGAAAAGGATAGAAGAACATGCCTACACCACAACCTCCACTCCCGTCACATTTCAACACCGATCAAGTAGACCGAGTCTGGCGGATTCCCTATCAAGAACGCCAACACGAGGCGCAAACGTGGGCAAAGGAGCACGACATCCACCCCGCATTTGAGGATGATTTTCGGACATGTCTGCTGCTTGTCGATGTGCAAAATACATTCTGTATCCCCGACTATGAACTCTTCGTTGGCGGTAGATCCGGAAATGGTGCAGTAGAAGATAACATCCGTTTGTGTCAGTTTATCTATCGCAATCTACCGCACATCAGCAAAATCGCTTGCACGCTCGACACGCATACAGCGATGCAGATATTCCACGAAATCTTCTGGATTAACGATGCAGGTGAACATCCCACTCCGTTACAGACACTGATTACACAAGCGGACATCGAAGCAGGCAGATGGCATGTCAATCCTGCTGTTTCGGAAAGCGTAACCGGAAAATCAGATCAATATGAATGGCTTGAGGCTTACGGGCAACACTACGTCGAAGTGCTTACTGCGGATGGGAAATATCCGCTCACGATATGGCCCTACCATGCGATGCTTGGTGGGATTGGACACGCTGTCGTTTCCGCTGTTGATGAAGCCTGCTTTTTTCATACGATTGCCCGTAAGAGTCAGGTACATTACGAAACGAAAGGACAGAATCCGCTAACCGAAAACTACTCAGTCCTGCGTCCAGAAGT
Proteins encoded:
- a CDS encoding class IV adenylate cyclase; this translates as MATNLEFKAQCQSLESLYPRLADLNATHRETVHQVDTYFYVTGGEDSSISEAYEPRLKLREIDEATEAWLIYYERPNHEASRYSQYQLCEIADPETLKTLLTAALGVKTIVKKQRELWMFNHTRIHLDTVVDLGQFIELETVFQEQTEAEAINEHHHVKAILHLDTADPVAVSYSDLVMQKS
- a CDS encoding isochorismatase, encoding MPTPQPPLPSHFNTDQVDRVWRIPYQERQHEAQTWAKEHDIHPAFEDDFRTCLLLVDVQNTFCIPDYELFVGGRSGNGAVEDNIRLCQFIYRNLPHISKIACTLDTHTAMQIFHEIFWINDAGEHPTPLQTLITQADIEAGRWHVNPAVSESVTGKSDQYEWLEAYGQHYVEVLTADGKYPLTIWPYHAMLGGIGHAVVSAVDEACFFHTIARKSQVHYETKGQNPLTENYSVLRPEVLNDADGKPIAEKNIPFLQMLLGYDQVIIAGQAKSHCVAWTVSDLLTEIQQTNLALAKKIYLVEDLTSPVVVPGVVDYTEPADAAFAEFSEAGMHIVQSTEPIDHWT
- a CDS encoding SpoIIE family protein phosphatase, whose translation is MLAEEDKLQFLKKTELFAELPPAELKAVCHITSEVAYPADSTLFEEGDEGDSLYLLVDGEVSIIKAGTEVLFFDEKGYCLGEIALIDNKPRSATVKTVKPTQFLRITRHDFYNAMAREPRIGSGMFRVLNDKIRRDLEIQMSAIRKEIAQEESMRLAAEVQKSLLPDKEIAHPCVRSAGYCRPANTVGGDYYDYLELSDNSVAIFLGDVMGHGYHSAMVAAMTKSCLQTQIRFDASVPEVMKAITRVTEEDAQAFIYMTCCYLIIHPDNRLEFANAGHPQMLLYRAEQNSTNDENGNLLELESAFLPVGISMSETPTQYYSTEIEWHPGDLLVLYSDGITEAFNPNAEMYGFERFKALISQKRHLSPEEIKTEILSDLQAHQQDESANDDITLVVAKFL
- a CDS encoding O-antigen ligase family protein produces the protein MSGLKLPFFAQITSLKDSRWTSAEIFNAAIYIGFLIFVLALPFGYSTAFLNIGLSFVLLGWVGRMVSEWKLGWQRTSLDIPIALFLGLALIASLLAPHPATSSLGYFWKHLRAVLLFYAVIHSHLGIRWRHVVIVFIAAAGISSTLGLWYYANDNRLAIDFMGRIGLQFQEELDAGEAPNLQISDDLRAELRECNVPLSQTALFVASKQSGEWRIDDPARERRYVVRKNEAHLMVYMIEQRLTGTFKMPNDLGAYLALSLPFVIGYFIASWRKYPEQRIPLWGTLVLGVVVIMMSANLVLTLTRAAWVSVTVATVCLGVYLIVRALRKLGPVDSLWKRVLLGFTIIALLLSASLFVMPQHIKARFQTMIEHPVGFMGERPQWWQTSLELIRKYPLTGIGLGRFRYEYQRNGPPEQYNIPYHAHNIYLHIAVEHGIPSLLMFLWMVVIICQQVFTMRQANGFWGTGTFIGASGFLISALVYGLADNILHQRTVLLFWFIIGIIFYIQLPKDEKHEEILETN
- a CDS encoding AMP-binding protein, which gives rise to MPITDFFRGKVLFITGGTAFLGQPMVAKILTTLPDVEKIYLLIRSRTDTAGKHASAQERLENELLTSDVFASLRRLHGANFDAWAKQKLAAVEGELTDERLGFNDLEYQQLQDEVEVCINIAGLVQFDPPFDDSLWGNALAARHVINFAKGCRDAVFLHVSTAYVCGDNPGRVPEELPLPYPEYAAQHREKTGMAIPETLSEEIEGLLSLSTAIRAEADSPENLARFQQEAEQERRGAGSRKKLEAHVEELKVEWLENRLVEEGLRHARSRGWNDTYTYMKFLAEQVVMELRGELPTAIVRPSIIESSFDEPEPGWLGGFRMSEPLIVGFGKGRLPDFPADPDIVLDIVPVDFVVNAMLAAAEATARRGGIEVYHVATGTQNPLYFRDIFEATYEYFTEYPMLEDGKPIPVPIWKYPSLEEFQRKLDSRMRLADLAIWTLGKLPIRAAKRKRRQLALKQSGIKTLLHYIRIYAPYTRTNFEFETEKTRGLYDALSPTEQQRFNFDVSRIHWKRYFQEIHIPGIKRHVLKIEESGAADDMEESSSTKPRKTGSQDESEESAASPEWINPKTIVDLIKIQASRIPDRIALQMANEDGWEEYTYSETYTLSRQVAWQLWQSGLRKDDRVVLVSENQPEWCIVYLAAVQIGAAVVPLDAQTPAHEISAIAEFTTAKSILASESVLEKFGAALSTSEVLLQNINKNCEIVGADRTAEDASTTDIPTDFPNVEVSPDTVASIIFTMGTTVEAKGAMLTHGGFISNVQAVAKALPPTDTERILSALPLYHALSFSCSLLMALYSGTTAIYVNALRPTTLLKTMREAKTTAFIGVPRLFQMLQGTIERQATREDTPGETLAEKAQTVMGGQIRVLVSGGASLSDAIYDGFQKFGMTLYQGYGMTETAPVLSVNPYLKSKRGSVGPAVEGVELKIESPDGEGIGEIIAKGPSTMQGYHRNPDATEKAIRDGWLYTGDLGYMDADGYLYLTGHCKDIIVPASGKNIYPVELEALYGDNPAISEICVVGIPYEDGSDTAVHAVIVPAMSDETTKTEIQNHLQARAKQLPSYQQFHKSHLWDNPLPKGADGTIDRQSLRCSLEAHIKNMADLQEASETDVEGATPREDIPEEILSTLARLARMPAHQIQPESRLDTDLGLDSLTRLDLLLILESRLGGTIPDALLANLETVGDVVKLIETFPTRAAAETEGFHEDKKPELRQVPRWYARAFRSVITGIYRRYFSLKCYGLEHIPQGKPYIIMPNHTSHLDTLTVISALGTKAYQLWTLAARDYWFATRLQGWFAQTCLNALPIEREGNFAEFLQDLRAANEVMVQNNGLLIFPEGTRSLDGELQPFKQGVLSLLIYGPDVPVIPAYIEGTYHALPKGRNLPKKHPVRIVFGEPLTFPRERCESQIDPDRYQEFLELAQNRVAELGATLRGQENA